ACGAGGCCACCACGCTGTTCCAGATCTGGATCGAAGCCGACCGGCGCGGCGAGAAGCCGGGCTGGAGCCAGCGCGAATTCCCCTCCTCGACGCGCGAGGGCGGATTCGAGGTTCTCGCGGCCAAAGCCGGTAGCGGTGACGAAACGCTGCCGATCAACGCCGATGCGCGCGTCGCGGCAACCACGCTGCGCGCAGGGCAGAGCGCCGAATGGACCACCGTCGGCGACCGGCACGTCTATCTCGTCGCTGCCAGGGGCAGGATCGCCGTCAACGGCCAGCAGGCCAGTGCGCGCGACGGCATTGCCGTGACCGGTGAGGAAAAGCTGACCGTCGAGGCGCTCGACGATGCCGAGGTGATTCTGGTCGACGCCCGCTAGGCGATCTTGCGCCGTTCCTGCGCTGCGGCGAGCCGGGCCATCAGCCGAAGGTCCTGCTCGCCCAGCTGCAGGGCGGCATCCGCCCACAGCTCCGTAATCCGGCACAGCTCGGCAAGTTCGAGGTGCCAGGTCATCTTCATCGCACGTCGCCCGGCCACCAGCCCCGCATGGCGCCGATCCGACTTCTTGACGAAGGCGCGGGTCGCTTCCACCCCCTCGCCATCCTCCGCGATGTGGTGCACGAGGCCGAGATCGTACATCTGCTGCGCCGTGAAGGTCTCGTTCGACACGATCAGGCGATCCGCCATCGCGCTGCCGATCATCCGGCTGAGCAGCGCGTGCGCGCCCATGCCGGGGAACAGGCCGAACATGATTTCGGGCAGGCCGAAGGTCGCGCTGCGTTCGGCGATGATATAGTCGAACGACAGCAGCGCTTCGAACCCACCGCCTAGCGCTGCGCCCTGCACCAGCCCCACGGTCAGCATCGGGATGCCGAGCGTGTGGATATTACGGTGGAGGATCTCGCAGCAGCGATGACCATAGCGGACCAGCCCGGCCCGATCGCCTTCGAGGATCAGTTTCCGGAACAGTGTGAGATCGCCGCCATAGCAGAACACGCCGGGCGCGCGGCTGCCCAGGATCAGGAAGCGCAAGGGAACCTTGCCCGGTCCGAACCCTTCGCCGATCAGGCGCTGCCACCGTTCGAAATCGTGCAGCATCGTAGGCGTGAAACTCGCCCGTCCGTCCGGCCGCATGAAAGTCCACAGGCTCTGGCTCGCCGTTTCGTAGAACACATCCAGTTCGGAAAGTTCGAACAACCCTTCCGGAACAGGCTCGCTCCACCCGGCGAAGACCGAGCGTCCGCCCGCTTCTGCAGGATCTTCCTGCTCCGGATCCATGCCGGACCGGCTATCGAACTCACGTGCTGCTTGATCCATCTGCGCCCCCGGTTGGATCACCGCTTCCACGCAATTGTTACCAAACGACGGCCAAGGAGGCAAAAAAATTGTGCGAAATTAACCTAAAGTGATTCGTGGCAGGAGGCGTTCGGCTTCTGCAGGCGAGATCGGAGCGGCGCATTGGACAAGTGCGCTGGCAGGAATCGGCTCCCATGAGTGGAAGCAGAACCCCGCCGGGCGGCGCTCCTCGCGGTTGTTCTGCGCAATAGGCCATTGGCCAAGCGATAGGGCAGCGCGCAGTGGACATTATCGCTCACCCGCAATGCCATGCCGCCGTCGGCAACCGGGAGAGGTCAGGCGGCTTCGCGCGCGCCGTCCTCCAGCCATTCGATCAGAAGCGCGATGACGTGTCTGACGCCGCGCTCCTGCTCCTCGAGCCGCGCCTCGAGCATTTCGATACGCTTCAGCAGCGCATCGCGGTCTTCGCGCCCCGTATCGGGTTCGGCCGCAGGTTCCGGCTCCATCCTGGCGACCACGGCGAACGGGACTGGCTGCTCGGTGGGCGATGCATCGTCGTCTTGATCTTCGACAGGCGCTTCGTCCCGAGCCTCCACCGGTTTCTCGAACGGCCGGGCAATGTCGGCGGAAGGCGACGACCCGCGATAGGTCGCAGGCTGGAGATCGTCGAAGGCGTCGGCATCGAGCGCGAAACCGCCGGCAAAGATACCGTCGTCTTCGGGTTCGGCGGGCTCTTCACTTTCCGCATGGTCTTGGATGGGATCAGGTTCGCGCGATCCGCCCGGCGTATCGCGCTCATTGTCCTGCATGGTCTCCGCCGCGCCGGGCAGGCTGTTGTCGCTGTCCATCTCTTCCAAAACCGATCGCAGCATCGCCGCGTCGATGCGGGTGCGCTGGTCGACCGCGCCGAGCAGCAGGAGGCGCGTCGCGACCTGGTTGATCCGGCGCGGGATACCACCCGTCGCGGCGAAAATTCCGGCGAACACGTCGTCGTCCCACGCGGGTTCGCCCTGCCAGCCGACGCATTTAAGGCGATGTTCGATATAGGGCCGCACCTCCTCGCGCTGCATCGCGCCCAGATGATGCGTGGCGATGACTCGCTGGCGCAATTGCTCCAGCCGGTCGCTATCGGCGAGCATCGCCTTGAACTCGGGCTGACCCAGCAGGAGTTGCTGGAGCAGCGGGTGGGAGCCGAGCTGATAGTTCGACATCATCCGCAGCTCTTCCAACGCCTCGCTGGATAGGTTCTGCGATTCGTCCACCACCAGCAGGCAGCGGCGCCCGGCCCGCGCTTCCTCGTGCAGGAAAGCCTCGATCTCGCCCAGCGCGCTCGCCTTGTCGCGCCCCTCGACCGCCAGGCCGAAGCTTTGCGCGACGAGATGAACCATTTCCTCCCCATCCAGGCTGCTGGTGACGATCTGCCCGACCGTCATCTGTTCGGGATCGATCTTCTTCGTCAGGTGCGCGACGAGAGTGGACTTACCCGCCCCGATCTCGCCGGTGATGACAATGAAGCCCTCGCCCTGCGCCATGCCGTAGCCGAGATAGGACAGCGCCTTGCGATGCGTCGCGCTCTCGAAATAGAACGCCGGGTCGGGCGTGAGCTGGAACGGGCGCCCGGTCAGACCATAGAAATCGTCAAACATCGTCGTCTCCCTTGCGGGTTTCAGAAATCATAGCGCAGGCCCGACAGGGCGGAGGCGGTGGTCTGGTCCCGGCCCCAACGGACACGATGGGGTTCTCGATATATTGCGACAAGCGGACGCGAAGCACGCGGTATCTGCGGGAAAAGGGTGAATATCCGGTTAGTTCGGACCGGGTTCGGGCACATGAACGGCGGGGCGATAAGCGTTAACGAAGGGAACCCCCTAGATGAGGATCTCGCGCGCCGGCCCCTGCCCGAGGAACTGCGCGGGGGACGCGGTCGCGCCATAGGCACCGGCACAGAACACGGCGACGAGGTCGCCCACCTGTGCCACCGGCAATTGTGCCCGCTCGGCCAACCGGTCGAGGGGCGTGCACAGGCACCCGACAACATTCGCCACCTCTTCGAGCTCGGCAGCGAAGCGGCTGGCGATCGCGACGGGATAGTTGCGGCGCACCACCGTGCCGAAATTACCAGAGGCGGCGAGCTGGTGATGCAGCCCGCCATCGGTTACAAGAAAGGTCTCCCCATGGCTGTCCTTCCGGTCGACGATCCGGGTGAGATAGACGCCCGCAAGACCGACGAGATAGCGCCCCAGCTCGATGCACAGTTGCGTGTCCGCCAGCGTATCGGGCAGCGCGTCGAACCGCTCCTTTAGCGCGGAGCCGACAGCGTCGATATCGAGCGGTTCGTCGCCCGCGAAATAGGGAATGCCGAACCCCCCG
Above is a genomic segment from Erythrobacter sp. 3-20A1M containing:
- a CDS encoding pirin family protein codes for the protein MIEIRPFDSLGAANHGWLDAHHHFSFAGYYDPARMGWGAIRVWNDDTIAAKSGFPPHPHDNMEIVTYVRTGAITHEDSLGNRGRTGAGDVQVMSAGTGIRHAEFNLEDEATTLFQIWIEADRRGEKPGWSQREFPSSTREGGFEVLAAKAGSGDETLPINADARVAATTLRAGQSAEWTTVGDRHVYLVAARGRIAVNGQQASARDGIAVTGEEKLTVEALDDAEVILVDAR
- a CDS encoding crotonase/enoyl-CoA hydratase family protein, with translation MDQAAREFDSRSGMDPEQEDPAEAGGRSVFAGWSEPVPEGLFELSELDVFYETASQSLWTFMRPDGRASFTPTMLHDFERWQRLIGEGFGPGKVPLRFLILGSRAPGVFCYGGDLTLFRKLILEGDRAGLVRYGHRCCEILHRNIHTLGIPMLTVGLVQGAALGGGFEALLSFDYIIAERSATFGLPEIMFGLFPGMGAHALLSRMIGSAMADRLIVSNETFTAQQMYDLGLVHHIAEDGEGVEATRAFVKKSDRRHAGLVAGRRAMKMTWHLELAELCRITELWADAALQLGEQDLRLMARLAAAQERRKIA
- a CDS encoding XrtA/PEP-CTERM system-associated ATPase; translation: MFDDFYGLTGRPFQLTPDPAFYFESATHRKALSYLGYGMAQGEGFIVITGEIGAGKSTLVAHLTKKIDPEQMTVGQIVTSSLDGEEMVHLVAQSFGLAVEGRDKASALGEIEAFLHEEARAGRRCLLVVDESQNLSSEALEELRMMSNYQLGSHPLLQQLLLGQPEFKAMLADSDRLEQLRQRVIATHHLGAMQREEVRPYIEHRLKCVGWQGEPAWDDDVFAGIFAATGGIPRRINQVATRLLLLGAVDQRTRIDAAMLRSVLEEMDSDNSLPGAAETMQDNERDTPGGSREPDPIQDHAESEEPAEPEDDGIFAGGFALDADAFDDLQPATYRGSSPSADIARPFEKPVEARDEAPVEDQDDDASPTEQPVPFAVVARMEPEPAAEPDTGREDRDALLKRIEMLEARLEEQERGVRHVIALLIEWLEDGAREAA